The following are encoded together in the Haloarcula laminariae genome:
- the ilvD gene encoding dihydroxy-acid dehydratase, with protein sequence MNGKPESNTDETDIESTEGSTPEKDPDLRSTEVTKGPESAPHRAMFRAMGYDDADLSSPMVGVANPAADVTPCNVHLDDVANTAIAGIEDTGGMPIEFGTVTVSDAISMGTEGMKASLISRELIADSVELVSFAERMDALVTVAGCDKNLPGMMMAAIRTDLPSVFLYGGSILPGHHDGRDITVQSVFEGVGTYAAGNMTEEELYEMEHEACPGAGSCGGMFTANTMASISEILGLAPLGSASPPAEDEERYKVAREAGEVVLDAVENDRRPSDILTKESFENAITLQTALGGSTNGVLHILALAAEAGIDLTIDEFDEISKRTPKIANLQPGGTRVMKDLHDVGGVPVVIRRLLEGGYLHGDAMTVTGNTIAEEVETLDLPDDEDIDADFLATTEDPFHEEGAIKILTGNLAPDGAVLKETGEEGFYHNGPARVFENEEDAMAYVQEGHIESGDVIVVRNEGPQGGPGMREMLGVTAAVVGQGHEDDVALLTDGRFSGATRGPMVGHVAPESVVGGPIAALEDGDTVTVDIRKRELSVDLSDEELEARLDEYERPEIQYEGGFLRKYGDAFDSAANGAVTNPAVKRDN encoded by the coding sequence ATGAATGGCAAACCAGAGTCGAACACGGACGAGACGGATATCGAATCTACGGAGGGATCGACGCCCGAGAAGGACCCTGACCTGAGGAGCACCGAAGTGACCAAGGGCCCCGAGAGTGCTCCGCACCGCGCGATGTTCCGCGCGATGGGTTACGATGATGCGGACCTCTCCTCACCGATGGTCGGCGTCGCCAACCCAGCTGCGGACGTCACGCCCTGCAACGTCCACCTCGACGATGTCGCGAACACTGCAATCGCTGGCATCGAGGACACCGGCGGGATGCCCATCGAGTTCGGTACCGTCACTGTCAGCGACGCTATTTCCATGGGGACAGAGGGAATGAAGGCCTCGCTGATCTCCCGGGAGTTGATTGCCGACTCCGTCGAGCTCGTCTCGTTCGCCGAGCGGATGGACGCCCTCGTCACCGTCGCCGGGTGCGACAAGAACCTCCCCGGCATGATGATGGCCGCCATCCGCACCGATCTCCCCAGCGTCTTCCTCTACGGTGGGTCCATCCTCCCCGGCCACCACGACGGCCGCGATATTACGGTCCAGAGCGTCTTCGAGGGCGTCGGTACCTACGCTGCCGGCAACATGACCGAGGAAGAGCTCTACGAGATGGAGCACGAGGCCTGTCCAGGAGCAGGCTCTTGCGGCGGGATGTTCACCGCGAACACGATGGCCTCGATCAGCGAGATACTCGGTCTCGCTCCCCTCGGGTCGGCGTCGCCGCCCGCCGAGGATGAAGAGCGCTACAAGGTTGCTCGCGAGGCTGGAGAGGTCGTTCTCGACGCCGTCGAGAATGACCGCCGGCCGAGCGATATCCTCACAAAAGAGTCCTTCGAGAACGCTATCACTCTCCAGACGGCGCTCGGCGGCTCCACGAACGGCGTCCTGCATATCCTCGCGCTCGCTGCCGAGGCTGGCATCGACCTTACGATCGACGAGTTCGACGAGATCAGCAAGCGTACGCCGAAGATCGCGAACCTCCAACCAGGCGGCACGCGCGTCATGAAGGACCTCCACGATGTCGGCGGTGTCCCCGTCGTCATTCGCCGCCTCTTGGAGGGCGGGTACCTCCACGGCGACGCGATGACCGTCACCGGGAACACAATCGCCGAGGAGGTGGAAACGCTCGACTTACCGGACGACGAGGACATCGATGCAGACTTCCTCGCGACGACCGAGGACCCGTTTCACGAGGAGGGTGCAATCAAAATTCTAACTGGGAACCTCGCGCCGGATGGTGCCGTCCTCAAGGAAACGGGTGAGGAAGGCTTCTATCACAACGGCCCCGCGCGCGTGTTCGAGAACGAGGAGGACGCGATGGCCTACGTGCAGGAAGGCCATATTGAGTCTGGCGACGTCATCGTCGTCCGGAACGAGGGCCCACAGGGCGGCCCCGGGATGCGCGAGATGCTCGGTGTCACCGCCGCCGTCGTCGGCCAAGGCCATGAGGACGACGTCGCCCTCCTCACCGACGGGCGCTTCAGTGGTGCGACCCGTGGCCCGATGGTCGGCCACGTCGCCCCTGAGTCTGTGGTCGGCGGACCGATTGCCGCCCTCGAAGACGGTGATACAGTTACTGTTGACATCCGCAAGCGCGAACTCTCTGTCGACCTCAGCGACGAAGAACTCGAAGCCCGCCTCGACGAATACGAGCGTCCCGAGATCCAGTATGAGGGAGGTTTCCTCCGTAAGTATGGCGACGCCTTCGACTCCGCTGCGAACGGCGCGGTGACGAATCCCGCTGTCAAGCGCGACAACTGA
- a CDS encoding transposase produces MPTDPSAVADSIIVHAEAICEQENHLWDVIRQLSIPVDNLGDARDQNRVDFGTDEMFRTLLFKGIRGISQNELAQRLGREPSLVKSFHLDITDLSNTPTQQQLSYTHAQFSEDTQEVLNRTVAGVRQVALDNDVLTEGLVPSVPAETKEESQSTNEYKKEKAQKTLTLARKHVIPEFDTHRAAHKTYSDEVMLDMFASICANNGSAHSEAEYGWLTDDELICDDSTFLRAIKKIAMPKDSDDQLTFEDFEDDNSMPEIDQIRDAIMTAFNAATKNIINSIRGDDPFDSRQTVAAIDITHEQFHVWPWEDKEAGIAKPDYPKMVSGYKKDGEYKRGYKYATITLVGDHAPIVLGIEPVKENSTWEPDDSPSYSKADLVSRLLDRAEQFVDLDLVMFDRGFYVNRVYADVHDRGLTYLSPVPTYEDDLAAIQDIQEHPTADEAVKHEVPFGIDGEVHHEAEFLYAPSTSDDADGKYAVFVTNQDCVEPEEISSVVNGYSRRWDIENQYKSIKDFMPKTSSTDYRLRLCNFALSTLIYNLWRLTDYLIKVALDEPIRSPPVITAKTFVRALGDFLREFG; encoded by the coding sequence ATGCCGACTGACCCGTCGGCTGTCGCTGATTCAATCATTGTCCACGCAGAGGCGATCTGTGAGCAGGAGAACCACCTCTGGGATGTCATTCGTCAGCTATCGATTCCCGTCGACAACCTCGGGGATGCCCGCGATCAGAACCGTGTTGACTTTGGGACTGACGAAATGTTTCGCACACTCTTGTTCAAAGGGATTCGAGGCATCTCACAGAACGAATTAGCGCAACGACTTGGCCGGGAGCCGAGCTTAGTCAAGAGCTTCCACCTTGATATCACCGATCTCTCGAATACGCCGACCCAGCAACAGCTCTCGTACACGCATGCGCAGTTTAGTGAGGATACCCAAGAAGTGCTCAATCGGACGGTTGCTGGCGTCCGACAAGTTGCTCTCGACAACGACGTCCTCACGGAAGGGCTCGTCCCATCAGTCCCAGCCGAAACCAAGGAAGAATCACAAAGCACGAATGAGTACAAGAAGGAGAAGGCCCAGAAGACGCTGACGCTCGCTCGAAAACATGTTATCCCCGAATTCGACACGCACCGAGCAGCCCACAAAACGTACTCCGACGAGGTAATGCTAGATATGTTCGCGAGCATCTGCGCGAACAACGGTAGTGCTCATTCAGAAGCCGAGTACGGCTGGCTCACCGACGACGAACTCATCTGCGACGACTCGACCTTCCTACGGGCAATCAAGAAGATAGCCATGCCCAAAGACTCGGACGACCAGCTCACGTTCGAGGACTTCGAGGACGATAACTCGATGCCCGAGATCGACCAGATTCGGGACGCTATTATGACGGCGTTCAACGCCGCGACGAAAAACATCATCAACTCGATCCGTGGTGACGATCCCTTCGACTCTCGTCAGACCGTTGCGGCGATCGACATCACCCACGAGCAGTTCCACGTCTGGCCGTGGGAGGACAAAGAAGCAGGCATCGCGAAGCCAGACTACCCGAAGATGGTGAGCGGGTACAAGAAAGACGGCGAGTACAAGCGCGGGTACAAGTACGCCACTATCACGCTGGTTGGCGACCACGCACCGATCGTTCTCGGTATTGAGCCAGTGAAAGAGAATTCCACGTGGGAGCCCGACGATTCTCCATCGTACTCGAAAGCCGATTTAGTGAGTCGATTACTTGACCGCGCTGAGCAGTTCGTCGATCTGGATCTGGTGATGTTCGATCGCGGATTCTACGTCAACCGAGTGTACGCAGACGTTCACGATCGCGGGCTCACGTATCTCTCACCGGTTCCGACGTACGAGGATGACTTGGCGGCAATTCAGGATATTCAGGAGCATCCGACGGCGGACGAAGCTGTCAAGCACGAGGTTCCATTCGGAATCGATGGCGAGGTACATCACGAGGCTGAGTTCCTCTATGCTCCCAGTACGAGCGATGATGCTGACGGAAAGTACGCGGTGTTCGTAACGAACCAGGACTGCGTCGAGCCCGAAGAAATCTCGAGTGTCGTGAACGGGTACAGTCGTCGGTGGGACATTGAGAACCAGTACAAGTCGATCAAGGATTTCATGCCGAAGACATCGTCGACGGATTACCGGCTTCGGCTGTGTAACTTCGCGCTGTCGACGCTGATCTACAATCTGTGGCGGCTGACGGATTATCTAATCAAGGTCGCGCTCGACGAGCCGATCCGGTCGCCGCCAGTGATCACAGCAAAGACGTTCGTGCGGGCGTTAGGCGACTTCTTGCGTGAGTTCGGGTAA
- a CDS encoding ParA family protein, with the protein MLAYTVYSEAGGVGKTTTAANLAHAHAQDGLRTLIIDLDPQDASLSYIFDVDDDRDNPEADNLVRHMVGRSKGPFTDLIKTDTGIDNIDVIPAHNMLSNLDTSMRRAKESEEEMHSDPDYEWVQEEQLYQLLGRNGIQEEYDVIICDPQASEGQGLYNAVMVTRTILIPVELSGKGSLSIDGLEALVAGLEGNLDIEVGVLGVVPVAFGDTTGHREHLQTLQNDIQYEVPAVFRKRESLMQEMWDSRATAYQVVDEGWKNGEKGVRRVPDREHETLEKYNDLATEIKEAFDE; encoded by the coding sequence ATGCTTGCATACACAGTCTATAGCGAGGCTGGGGGCGTCGGGAAAACAACGACGGCAGCGAATCTCGCCCATGCGCACGCTCAGGATGGCCTTCGGACGCTAATCATTGATCTTGACCCGCAAGATGCCTCTCTGTCCTATATTTTTGACGTCGACGATGACCGTGACAATCCTGAAGCCGATAACCTAGTCCGGCACATGGTCGGCCGCAGCAAGGGCCCATTCACAGACCTCATCAAAACAGACACTGGCATTGACAATATCGATGTGATCCCGGCCCACAATATGCTCTCGAACCTGGATACTTCAATGCGCCGGGCCAAGGAATCAGAAGAAGAGATGCACTCTGACCCAGATTACGAATGGGTCCAGGAAGAGCAATTGTACCAGCTGCTTGGTCGCAACGGTATCCAAGAGGAGTACGACGTAATCATTTGTGACCCGCAGGCTTCCGAGGGTCAAGGGCTCTACAACGCCGTGATGGTCACTCGTACTATCCTTATTCCGGTCGAACTCTCGGGCAAGGGGTCGCTCAGTATCGATGGGCTCGAAGCACTCGTCGCTGGTCTGGAAGGGAATCTCGATATCGAGGTGGGTGTGCTCGGCGTCGTGCCGGTCGCCTTCGGTGATACAACTGGGCACCGCGAACATCTACAGACGCTCCAAAACGATATCCAGTATGAGGTGCCAGCGGTCTTCCGTAAGCGTGAGTCGCTGATGCAGGAGATGTGGGACTCTCGTGCAACGGCCTACCAAGTCGTCGATGAAGGCTGGAAGAACGGTGAAAAAGGTGTTCGCAGAGTTCCTGATCGGGAACACGAAACACTCGAGAAGTATAACGACCTCGCTACCGAGATTAAGGAGGCATTCGACGAATGA
- a CDS encoding TrkH family potassium uptake protein — translation MIVNRRTVGRDVGRIVQAISFMMMISVLVAAVNGEFFAIPAFLISALIMAGLGSLLVWRYEDADPPEKREAMVTAATAWALVGVLGGLPFLLIAWTIQLDPLPIWMNTPAMDETTAIFLNPLDAVFESMSGFTGTGLTVAAVEEKLPRSLHWWRSFIEWVGGVGVIVLTVAILRRGGSSGSYTLYESEARSEKIHPSIVTTVREIWKIFVGLTLGSIVLFLLAGMPLWDAINHGMTGIATGGFSVHAESIGYYDSPLIEYATVPIMVAGSIAFPIHYLIFKGEVRNLYTDLQTRWVFIWFTVGSLVLTAILYANGQYATLEETFRVALFQFVSATSNTGFGSTAIGGGTEQVWSAGATLWACLGMLTGAAAGSTVSGLKLIRVITLIKGTVWQIQDVFRPQSAIAYLQIGDRKLSEEQAQREYTEATVVFILWITFLVIGVAVLLRVLSPAHPLEYVIFDVMSAQSNVGLSSGITGPDMPDTAKAMLILNMWVGRLEIIPIAVLVGSVLQRLNMYR, via the coding sequence ATGATCGTAAACAGACGAACCGTCGGCCGTGACGTCGGTCGCATCGTGCAAGCTATCTCGTTTATGATGATGATTTCTGTCCTCGTCGCGGCAGTAAACGGCGAGTTCTTTGCGATTCCGGCCTTCCTCATCTCGGCGCTGATTATGGCCGGTCTCGGGAGTCTGCTGGTTTGGCGCTACGAAGACGCTGACCCGCCGGAGAAACGCGAGGCGATGGTTACCGCAGCTACTGCATGGGCGCTCGTCGGCGTCCTCGGCGGGCTGCCCTTTCTCCTCATCGCGTGGACTATCCAGCTCGACCCGCTGCCGATCTGGATGAACACGCCGGCAATGGACGAGACGACGGCTATCTTCCTCAACCCACTGGATGCGGTGTTCGAGAGTATGAGCGGCTTCACCGGCACCGGGCTCACTGTAGCCGCTGTCGAAGAAAAACTGCCGCGCTCGCTGCACTGGTGGCGGTCGTTCATCGAGTGGGTCGGCGGCGTCGGCGTCATCGTCCTGACGGTTGCTATCCTCCGACGAGGAGGTAGCAGTGGCTCCTACACCCTCTACGAGAGCGAAGCACGCTCGGAGAAGATCCATCCGAGCATCGTGACCACCGTCCGCGAGATCTGGAAAATCTTCGTCGGGCTCACGCTTGGGTCGATTGTCTTGTTCCTGCTGGCCGGCATGCCGCTGTGGGACGCTATCAATCACGGGATGACTGGTATCGCTACCGGTGGATTCTCCGTTCACGCAGAGTCTATCGGGTACTACGACAGTCCGCTGATCGAGTACGCGACTGTGCCGATTATGGTCGCTGGCAGTATCGCCTTCCCGATCCACTACCTCATATTCAAAGGCGAGGTGCGGAATCTGTACACCGATCTCCAGACCCGATGGGTGTTCATCTGGTTCACTGTCGGCTCGCTTGTCCTTACGGCAATCCTGTACGCGAACGGTCAGTACGCGACGCTTGAAGAGACGTTCCGGGTCGCGCTCTTCCAGTTCGTCTCCGCAACGTCGAACACTGGCTTCGGAAGCACGGCAATCGGTGGCGGAACCGAGCAAGTCTGGAGTGCTGGTGCTACGCTGTGGGCCTGTCTCGGCATGCTCACTGGTGCTGCAGCGGGGTCGACTGTCAGCGGTCTCAAGCTCATCCGCGTGATAACGCTGATCAAGGGGACTGTCTGGCAGATACAGGACGTTTTCCGCCCGCAGTCCGCCATTGCGTACCTGCAGATAGGTGACCGGAAGCTCAGCGAAGAACAGGCCCAACGCGAGTACACTGAAGCGACGGTCGTGTTCATCCTCTGGATTACATTCCTCGTTATCGGCGTCGCAGTGTTGCTCCGTGTGCTCTCACCGGCCCACCCGCTGGAGTACGTCATCTTCGACGTGATGAGCGCACAGAGTAACGTCGGCCTCAGCAGTGGTATCACCGGGCCGGATATGCCCGATACTGCGAAGGCCATGCTGATACTCAATATGTGGGTCGGGCGGCTCGAAATCATCCCCATCGCCGTACTAGTTGGATCAGTCCTACAGCGGCTCAATATGTACCGCTAA
- a CDS encoding potassium channel family protein, whose protein sequence is MYIITVGAGDIGTPLIEIATGTGNEVVVIEKDAARADEVASEFDCMVINADATIKETLEDAGAERADAIISTTDQDATNVMICLLAQELEIPGIVSVVHNPEHMNLFRQIGVNTMENPQRLIAESLFRSVDRPSIVDYMRVGDVAEVFEITVAEDAPIAGLTLIEADEEGLLDEDTLVVAIERNESDSPITPRGQTRIEQGDLLTVYSGTGATPEVTDIFGHYEDHETNDSNGFSL, encoded by the coding sequence ATGTATATAATCACTGTCGGAGCCGGCGATATCGGAACGCCGCTCATCGAAATCGCAACGGGAACCGGAAACGAAGTCGTCGTCATCGAGAAAGACGCAGCCAGGGCAGACGAGGTCGCCAGTGAGTTCGACTGCATGGTGATCAATGCGGATGCCACAATCAAGGAGACGTTAGAGGATGCCGGGGCCGAACGCGCAGACGCCATCATCTCGACGACGGACCAGGACGCGACCAATGTCATGATTTGCCTGCTCGCACAGGAACTCGAAATCCCTGGCATCGTCTCGGTCGTCCACAATCCGGAGCACATGAACCTCTTCCGGCAAATCGGCGTCAATACGATGGAGAACCCACAGCGCCTCATCGCCGAATCGCTGTTCAGATCTGTGGACCGCCCCTCGATTGTCGATTACATGCGGGTCGGCGATGTCGCCGAAGTGTTCGAGATAACTGTCGCCGAGGACGCACCAATCGCCGGCCTGACCCTCATCGAAGCGGACGAGGAAGGATTACTCGACGAAGACACGCTCGTTGTGGCGATTGAACGGAACGAATCGGATTCGCCCATCACTCCGCGTGGACAGACTCGTATCGAACAGGGAGACCTGTTGACGGTGTACTCCGGAACCGGGGCTACACCGGAAGTGACCGACATTTTCGGCCATTACGAGGACCACGAAACGAACGATTCGAACGGATTCAGCCTGTGA
- a CDS encoding Lrp/AsnC family transcriptional regulator yields MSRRLDEIDKRIIHALQQDARNISAPMVAEEMDVSPGTIRNRIDQLEEAGIIKGYHADIDYERCESRMTNLFVCNTSASERENLARKALTVPGVVNVRELRTGRGNLQVKAVGEEMSDLTRIAHQLSKLGLEIEDEDLIQEEYFTPYEPFGPDGASKQGAMTDMVSLSGGAEVVDVTVSKDAPIVNTTLREANEQSLLGSEVLVIAIERGEEMITPKGDTEIRSGDLISVFARDGVPESTLEAFGNTNKPMTPS; encoded by the coding sequence ATGAGTCGTCGTCTCGACGAAATTGACAAGCGCATCATCCACGCGCTACAGCAGGACGCACGGAACATCTCGGCCCCGATGGTCGCGGAGGAGATGGATGTCTCTCCGGGGACGATTCGTAACCGCATTGACCAGCTCGAAGAGGCGGGAATTATCAAGGGGTATCACGCGGACATCGACTACGAGCGGTGTGAGAGCCGCATGACCAATCTATTTGTCTGTAACACCTCTGCAAGTGAGCGAGAGAATCTCGCCAGAAAGGCGCTCACCGTACCCGGTGTCGTGAACGTCCGGGAACTCCGGACAGGGCGTGGCAACCTTCAGGTCAAGGCCGTGGGTGAAGAGATGAGCGACCTGACGCGGATTGCACACCAGCTCAGCAAGCTCGGCCTGGAAATCGAGGACGAAGACCTGATTCAGGAGGAGTATTTTACGCCATACGAGCCGTTCGGACCGGACGGCGCGAGCAAGCAGGGTGCCATGACCGACATGGTGTCACTCTCTGGCGGCGCCGAAGTGGTGGACGTGACAGTCAGCAAGGACGCACCGATTGTCAACACGACGCTACGGGAAGCCAACGAACAATCGCTGCTTGGCAGTGAAGTCCTCGTAATCGCCATCGAACGGGGGGAAGAAATGATTACGCCGAAAGGTGACACAGAGATCCGTTCTGGTGACCTCATCTCCGTGTTCGCCCGGGACGGCGTGCCCGAGTCGACACTAGAAGCCTTCGGCAATACGAACAAGCCGATGACACCCTCGTGA
- a CDS encoding amino acid permease: protein MTDQELARDLGFLEAYTIGLGTMIGAGIFVLPSIAAEQAGPASMISFFAGGLVSLLAAISLSELATGMPKAGGSYYYVNRALGPFFGSIVGWGMWAGLTFASAFYMIGFGQYLLPGLGQYVGFLAGWGEIGITVAALVMAALLTGVNYYGVKETGALQNVIVLTLVGLIVTFLGIGIVDGPTIGDFNPNGWPAVAATIGTVYVTFIGFEVIATSAEEIKNPSRNLPLAMIAAVVTPTLMYVGVMFVSTGTLSIEALATSQIPVADVATEFMGSIGALAMIVGAVLATVSSANASILSAARVNFAMGRDKILINWLNEVHDRFRTPYRAITATGIITLVLIAIGVGIGTLAEVASFMYLVTYALVHVAVVVLRRADPEAYDPSFRIPSVLYPIVPILGFIACIAILLQMSLIVQAIGGVIVVFGILWYAVYARDRALSQSLVGEAIAPGPTKVTDGQGRYQVVVPVANPETERDLLRMAAASAHAHDSETAEVIVVNIIEVPQQTSLAQDLTFEEARVERQQELLDSARDIADELDVGLRTRAIVGRNAGSAILDVIEEEDADHVLLGWKGTRSRREHVLGSTIDPVIGRASCDATLVKLWPEDGRGEGDIMVLAGEGPHAPVTARRAAEFAEASGEDTSLTLFNVQEPGDDDEGASPQERGEVLIEEFVERAGLEATQYESRIEVAEDIEGTILDAASEYDTICVGATRTGAVSQAVFGSLPETIGEQADRTVVMARGPEESAMSVRQAIVQRLES from the coding sequence ATGACTGACCAGGAACTCGCACGCGACCTCGGCTTCCTCGAAGCGTACACTATTGGACTCGGGACGATGATTGGTGCCGGCATCTTCGTCCTGCCGAGTATCGCCGCCGAACAGGCGGGTCCTGCAAGCATGATCTCCTTCTTCGCCGGCGGGCTTGTCTCGCTGCTCGCGGCGATTTCGCTCTCGGAGCTTGCCACCGGGATGCCGAAAGCCGGTGGGAGCTACTATTACGTCAATCGAGCACTGGGCCCATTCTTCGGCAGTATCGTCGGATGGGGGATGTGGGCCGGGTTGACTTTCGCCAGTGCCTTCTACATGATTGGGTTCGGCCAATACCTGCTACCCGGCCTTGGTCAGTATGTCGGCTTCCTAGCCGGATGGGGCGAGATTGGGATTACTGTCGCTGCACTCGTCATGGCAGCACTGCTGACCGGCGTCAACTACTACGGCGTCAAGGAGACCGGCGCACTGCAGAACGTTATTGTCCTCACGCTGGTCGGTCTCATCGTCACCTTCCTCGGCATCGGAATCGTCGATGGCCCGACTATCGGGGATTTCAACCCCAACGGGTGGCCGGCCGTCGCGGCCACCATCGGAACCGTCTACGTGACGTTCATCGGCTTCGAGGTGATTGCAACCAGCGCCGAGGAGATCAAGAACCCAAGCCGGAACCTCCCTTTGGCGATGATTGCCGCGGTTGTGACGCCCACGCTGATGTACGTGGGTGTGATGTTCGTCTCGACGGGGACGCTCTCCATCGAGGCGCTCGCAACCTCACAGATTCCGGTCGCTGACGTGGCGACCGAGTTCATGGGCTCCATCGGCGCGCTGGCAATGATTGTCGGTGCTGTTCTGGCAACGGTGTCGAGTGCGAACGCGAGTATCCTCTCGGCGGCCCGCGTGAACTTTGCCATGGGTCGTGACAAGATTCTCATTAACTGGCTCAACGAGGTTCACGACCGGTTCCGAACGCCGTACCGTGCAATCACCGCGACAGGTATCATCACGCTGGTGCTCATCGCCATCGGCGTCGGTATCGGAACACTCGCTGAAGTGGCGAGTTTCATGTATCTCGTCACCTACGCGCTCGTCCACGTCGCGGTCGTCGTCCTGCGACGTGCCGACCCCGAGGCCTATGACCCGTCGTTCCGGATTCCGAGCGTTCTGTATCCGATTGTCCCGATACTCGGATTTATTGCCTGTATCGCCATTCTGCTCCAGATGAGCCTTATCGTGCAGGCTATCGGCGGTGTCATCGTCGTCTTTGGGATCCTCTGGTACGCCGTCTACGCACGCGACCGGGCGCTCAGCCAGAGCTTGGTCGGGGAAGCAATCGCGCCGGGTCCGACGAAAGTTACCGACGGACAGGGGCGCTACCAAGTCGTTGTACCGGTAGCGAACCCCGAAACCGAACGGGACCTGCTCCGGATGGCAGCGGCCAGTGCACACGCTCACGATAGTGAGACGGCCGAAGTCATCGTGGTGAATATCATCGAAGTCCCACAGCAGACCTCGCTAGCGCAGGACCTCACTTTCGAGGAAGCACGTGTTGAAAGACAGCAGGAACTGCTGGACTCCGCGCGGGACATTGCCGACGAGCTCGATGTCGGTCTACGAACTCGCGCAATCGTCGGCCGCAACGCCGGTTCGGCGATTCTGGACGTCATCGAGGAGGAAGACGCCGACCACGTCCTGCTGGGCTGGAAAGGCACACGGAGTCGGCGCGAACACGTCCTCGGCTCGACTATCGACCCCGTCATTGGCCGCGCTTCGTGTGATGCGACGCTCGTGAAACTCTGGCCCGAGGACGGGCGCGGAGAGGGAGATATCATGGTCCTCGCCGGTGAGGGCCCCCACGCACCAGTTACCGCCCGGCGGGCAGCGGAGTTTGCTGAGGCGTCCGGCGAGGATACCTCGTTGACGCTGTTCAACGTCCAGGAACCAGGCGACGATGACGAAGGTGCGTCGCCACAGGAGCGCGGGGAGGTGCTCATTGAGGAGTTCGTCGAGCGGGCCGGTCTCGAAGCGACTCAATACGAGAGCCGTATCGAGGTCGCCGAGGATATCGAGGGGACGATTCTCGATGCGGCCTCGGAGTACGATACTATCTGTGTGGGTGCAACCCGCACTGGTGCGGTGTCACAGGCCGTCTTCGGCTCATTACCCGAGACGATTGGTGAACAGGCTGATCGGACTGTGGTCATGGCTCGGGGTCCCGAAGAGTCCGCGATGTCGGTCCGTCAGGCCATCGTCCAACGCCTCGAATCGTAG
- a CDS encoding universal stress protein, translating into MSTSLFTHALVPVASPEDAEATMRAIRPYLESTGGDVTVINVIEKAGGAPDKASVEQREEYAHEIFDSARGVFVDSDITVTTDIRYGTDVAETIIQTAHDIDASAIVFTPRGGSRWIRLLTGDVALSLVSESDLPVITLPDHD; encoded by the coding sequence ATGTCCACGTCGTTGTTCACCCATGCACTGGTGCCCGTGGCCTCACCGGAAGACGCTGAAGCAACGATGCGGGCTATCCGACCGTATCTAGAATCAACCGGGGGCGACGTGACTGTTATCAACGTGATCGAGAAGGCCGGTGGTGCACCGGACAAGGCCTCAGTCGAACAGCGTGAAGAATACGCTCACGAGATATTCGATAGCGCCCGTGGCGTATTTGTGGACTCCGACATCACCGTCACAACTGATATTCGCTACGGGACTGACGTTGCAGAAACGATTATCCAAACAGCACACGACATCGACGCGAGTGCTATCGTCTTCACTCCACGTGGTGGCAGTCGGTGGATCCGTCTGCTGACCGGTGACGTGGCGCTGTCACTCGTCTCGGAGAGCGACTTGCCTGTTATCACACTACCAGACCATGACTGA